In a single window of the Oenanthe melanoleuca isolate GR-GAL-2019-014 chromosome 28, OMel1.0, whole genome shotgun sequence genome:
- the LOC130264517 gene encoding acidic leucine-rich nuclear phosphoprotein 32 family member B isoform X2 yields the protein MEMERRLTLELRNKKPSEVKELVLDNCRSEDGKVVGLSSDFENLEFLSMININLLSVSNLPKLNKLRKLELSDNRISGGLEVLAEKTPNLTHLNLSGNKIKDINTLEPLKKLPNLHSLDLFNCEVTMLINYRESVFALLPQLTYLDGFDADEQEAPDSDPEADGDALEDDYENGEGEEEEDDEEEDDLDEEVIDDEEDEDDDLEGEEEEDGVDDEEEDEEEDGEEDEEDEAEEDHPCGQKRKRSPEDEGEEDAEDEEDDEDD from the exons ATGGAGATGGAGAGGCGCTTGACGCTGGAGCTGCGCAACAAGAAGCCGAGCGAG gtgaaGGAGCTGGTTCTGGATAACTGCCGCTCAGAGGATGGCAAGGTGGTCGGTCTCTCCTCAGACTTTGAGAACCTGGAGTTCCTCAGCATGATCAACATCAACCTGCTGTCCGTGTCCAACCTCCCCAAGCTCAACAAGCTGCGGAAG ctggagctgagtgATAATAGGATTTCTGGTGGCCTTGAAGTTCTAGCAGAGAAAACTCCCAACCTGACACACTTGAACCTAAGTGGCAACAAGATCAAAGACATCAATACCCTGGAGCCCTTG aaaaagtTGCCAAACCTCCACAGTCTGGATCTGTTCAACTGTGAGGTGACGATGCTCATCAACTACCGGGAGAGCGTGTTcgccctgctgccccagctcaccTACCTGGATGGCTTCGATGCAGACGAGCAGGAGGCCCCTGACTCTGACCCTGAGGCAGATGGGGATGCACTGGAAGATGATTATGAGAATGGGGAAG gtgaggaagaggaggatgatgaggaggaagatgatTTGGATGAAGAAGTCATTGATGAtgaagaagatgaagatgatgatctggaaggagaagaggaggaggatggagtAGATGATGAG gaggaagatgaggaggaagatGGTGAGGAGGACGAAGAAGATGAAGCTGAGGAGG ACCATCCGTGTGGGCAGAAGAGAAAACGAAGTCCAGAGGATGAAGGAGAGGAAGATGCagaggatgaagaggatgatgaggatgacTGA
- the LOC130264517 gene encoding acidic leucine-rich nuclear phosphoprotein 32 family member B isoform X1 yields the protein MEMERRLTLELRNKKPSEVKELVLDNCRSEDGKVVGLSSDFENLEFLSMININLLSVSNLPKLNKLRKLELSDNRISGGLEVLAEKTPNLTHLNLSGNKIKDINTLEPLKKLPNLHSLDLFNCEVTMLINYRESVFALLPQLTYLDGFDADEQEAPDSDPEADGDALEDDYENGEEGEEEEDDEEEDDLDEEVIDDEEDEDDDLEGEEEEDGVDDEEEDEEEDGEEDEEDEAEEDHPCGQKRKRSPEDEGEEDAEDEEDDEDD from the exons ATGGAGATGGAGAGGCGCTTGACGCTGGAGCTGCGCAACAAGAAGCCGAGCGAG gtgaaGGAGCTGGTTCTGGATAACTGCCGCTCAGAGGATGGCAAGGTGGTCGGTCTCTCCTCAGACTTTGAGAACCTGGAGTTCCTCAGCATGATCAACATCAACCTGCTGTCCGTGTCCAACCTCCCCAAGCTCAACAAGCTGCGGAAG ctggagctgagtgATAATAGGATTTCTGGTGGCCTTGAAGTTCTAGCAGAGAAAACTCCCAACCTGACACACTTGAACCTAAGTGGCAACAAGATCAAAGACATCAATACCCTGGAGCCCTTG aaaaagtTGCCAAACCTCCACAGTCTGGATCTGTTCAACTGTGAGGTGACGATGCTCATCAACTACCGGGAGAGCGTGTTcgccctgctgccccagctcaccTACCTGGATGGCTTCGATGCAGACGAGCAGGAGGCCCCTGACTCTGACCCTGAGGCAGATGGGGATGCACTGGAAGATGATTATGAGAATGGGGAAG aaggtgaggaagaggaggatgatgaggaggaagatgatTTGGATGAAGAAGTCATTGATGAtgaagaagatgaagatgatgatctggaaggagaagaggaggaggatggagtAGATGATGAG gaggaagatgaggaggaagatGGTGAGGAGGACGAAGAAGATGAAGCTGAGGAGG ACCATCCGTGTGGGCAGAAGAGAAAACGAAGTCCAGAGGATGAAGGAGAGGAAGATGCagaggatgaagaggatgatgaggatgacTGA